One genomic window of Ottowia oryzae includes the following:
- a CDS encoding FHA domain-containing protein: MPKLIVSIDGVVVKEVQLTKDRSTIGRRPYNDVVIDSLAVSGEHAVIRMAGGSAVLEDLGSTNGTYVNGKAVKQHALADDDLIEVGKYKLKFQDREGLTSPGPLSGAAPVAGMDSGLMAASPTANARGPRVRVLTGSAAGREMELTKVVTTIGKPGLCVASITRRAHGFDVAQVNGEHVATVNGVALDAGPVTLKMRDQIDLAGIRLEFLEQ, translated from the coding sequence ATGCCCAAGTTGATCGTCTCGATCGACGGAGTCGTCGTCAAGGAAGTTCAGTTGACCAAGGATCGTTCGACCATCGGTCGGCGTCCGTACAACGACGTGGTCATCGACAGCCTGGCGGTCAGCGGCGAACACGCCGTGATCCGCATGGCTGGGGGCTCGGCCGTTCTTGAAGACCTGGGCAGCACCAACGGCACCTACGTCAACGGCAAAGCCGTGAAGCAGCATGCGCTGGCTGACGACGACCTGATCGAAGTCGGCAAGTACAAGCTGAAATTCCAGGACCGCGAGGGCCTCACCTCACCCGGGCCGCTCAGCGGCGCTGCGCCCGTGGCGGGGATGGATTCTGGCCTGATGGCCGCGTCGCCGACCGCCAACGCCCGAGGCCCGCGCGTGCGCGTGCTCACCGGCTCTGCCGCCGGCCGCGAAATGGAGCTGACCAAGGTCGTCACCACCATTGGCAAGCCCGGCCTGTGCGTGGCCTCCATCACGCGCCGTGCGCACGGCTTTGACGTGGCCCAGGTCAACGGCGAACACGTCGCCACCGTCAACGGCGTTGCGCTGGACGCCGGTCCCGTGACGCTGAAGATGCGCGATCAGATCGATCTGGCCGGCATTCGGCTCGAATTCCTCGAGCAGTAA
- a CDS encoding Stp1/IreP family PP2C-type Ser/Thr phosphatase: MDFEYSSLSDVGRQRANNEDAVLVDAEHGIVVLADGMGGYNAGEVASALAVDLVVRELRGWLDLAADRATVRDVRRAMEICVDLANRQIFEAANTHAAYAGMGTTLVMAVLHDNTLIAGHVGDSRLYRWRGGALQQITRDHSLLQEQLDIGLITPEEAEHSVNRNLVTRALGVEDTVLLDVREVPVAPGDLFLLCSDGLNDMLTDDDIAAVLASATAIDVAVGHLIDEANERGGRDNVTVALIRSKETPKKSGVMAKLLGK, encoded by the coding sequence ATGGATTTCGAGTACAGCAGCTTGTCGGATGTCGGACGCCAGCGCGCCAACAACGAGGACGCGGTTCTGGTCGACGCCGAGCACGGCATCGTCGTGCTGGCCGACGGCATGGGCGGCTACAACGCCGGTGAAGTGGCCAGTGCCCTGGCCGTCGATCTCGTCGTGCGCGAACTCAGGGGCTGGCTCGATCTGGCGGCCGACCGTGCCACCGTGCGAGACGTGCGCCGGGCCATGGAAATCTGTGTCGATCTGGCCAACCGGCAGATTTTCGAAGCCGCCAACACCCACGCCGCATACGCCGGAATGGGCACCACGCTGGTCATGGCGGTGCTGCACGACAACACCTTGATTGCCGGGCACGTCGGGGACTCCCGCCTTTACAGATGGCGCGGTGGCGCGCTGCAGCAGATCACGCGGGACCACTCCTTGCTGCAGGAGCAGCTGGACATCGGACTGATCACCCCGGAAGAGGCGGAGCACTCCGTCAACCGTAATCTGGTCACGCGCGCGCTGGGCGTGGAGGACACCGTCCTGCTCGACGTGCGCGAGGTGCCCGTTGCACCGGGCGACCTTTTTCTGTTGTGTTCGGACGGACTGAACGACATGCTCACCGACGACGACATTGCCGCCGTCCTGGCGAGCGCAACCGCGATCGACGTCGCCGTGGGCCATCTGATCGACGAAGCCAACGAACGCGGTGGGCGGGACAACGTCACGGTGGCGCTGATCCGCTCGAAGGAAACGCCTAAAAAGTCCGGAGTCATGGCGAAATTGCTGGGAAAATGA
- the tfpZ gene encoding TfpX/TfpZ family type IV pilin accessory protein, whose amino-acid sequence MNLWQSKLRAFGIHLSLSLLIAALAAVVVFGVWFPYPYRDISGGRELFLLIVCVDVVLGPLVTFTVFNPKKSRREKVLDFSLVAVIQLGALLYGLWSVIEARPVHTVFEYDRLRVVHAADVPESSIGRAPKELQTLPLTGPTWLALRPLAPSESMEMTLAALNGVPLGTRPELWRPYESERSAVLKAARPASELTTRFPTQSAMITRALAEAGKPADALVYLPLQARKDTVWTAILDRETAKPLAYLPLDSF is encoded by the coding sequence ATGAACCTCTGGCAAAGCAAGCTTCGCGCCTTCGGCATTCACCTGTCCCTCAGTCTGCTGATCGCCGCATTGGCGGCGGTGGTGGTCTTCGGTGTTTGGTTTCCCTATCCCTACCGCGACATCTCGGGCGGCCGCGAACTGTTTCTTTTGATTGTTTGCGTTGACGTGGTGCTTGGGCCATTGGTGACGTTTACTGTGTTCAACCCCAAAAAGTCACGGCGAGAAAAGGTGTTGGATTTCAGTCTCGTTGCTGTCATCCAGCTGGGTGCGCTGCTGTACGGACTCTGGTCCGTCATCGAAGCGCGCCCCGTGCACACCGTCTTTGAATACGATCGCCTGCGTGTGGTCCATGCGGCCGACGTGCCGGAGTCTTCTATTGGCCGAGCACCGAAAGAGCTGCAGACCCTGCCGCTGACGGGGCCCACGTGGCTGGCGCTGCGCCCGTTGGCTCCGAGCGAATCGATGGAGATGACACTGGCTGCGCTCAACGGCGTGCCTCTAGGCACGCGTCCTGAGCTGTGGCGCCCGTATGAGTCGGAGCGCTCGGCCGTCTTGAAGGCGGCGCGTCCTGCATCGGAACTCACCACCCGCTTTCCCACTCAATCTGCCATGATCACCCGCGCGTTGGCCGAGGCAGGCAAGCCCGCCGACGCGCTTGTTTACCTGCCGCTTCAGGCCCGCAAGGACACCGTTTGGACCGCCATCCTCGACCGCGAGACCGCCAAGCCACTGGCCTACCTGCCGCTCGATTCGTTCTAA
- a CDS encoding phage holin family protein, with translation MKLILKWLLSAAALLGVAYIYGGVSVASFGTAMVAALIIGLMNMLVRPILVVLTIPVTLITLGLFLFVINALMFWAASGLVSGFQVNGFGAALLGSLIYSALGVVIDAVLEKS, from the coding sequence CTGAAACTGATTTTGAAATGGCTGCTGTCGGCAGCGGCGCTACTGGGCGTGGCCTACATCTACGGCGGCGTGTCGGTGGCCAGCTTTGGCACCGCCATGGTGGCCGCGCTGATCATCGGCTTGATGAACATGCTGGTGCGGCCGATCTTGGTGGTGCTGACGATTCCGGTCACGCTGATCACGCTGGGCTTGTTTTTGTTCGTGATCAACGCGCTGATGTTCTGGGCCGCTTCGGGCTTGGTCAGCGGCTTTCAGGTCAACGGCTTTGGGGCCGCGCTGCTGGGTTCGCTGATCTATTCGGCGCTGGGCGTGGTGATCGACGCCGTGCTGGAAAAGTCCTGA
- a CDS encoding M48 family metalloprotease — translation MDRHPRPRDRQATGLPAARFVLSPRAAALAAGALLGLGALIAPPLSAQPTSTPTPGTTRAPAGLPSLGDAGDMTTLEERKLGDAIAGELYRDPDYLDDPILGEYVDGVWRQLLAGAKARGELSPELEERFAWVVLMGRDRTINAFALPGGYFGLHTGLVGAVASRDELASVLAHEISHITQRHIARLIGQQTRQAPMMMAAMILGAIAATKNPQAGMALAVGGQAAVIQQQLNFSRDMEREADRIGYGVLGQSGFAPSGFVSMFEKLQAASRINDNGDWPYLRSHPLTTQRIADMQQRQQGQGRAATPPTDYEALLLAGRARVLGRPGVDVLRAWAAEPAQPGFDSQPLPKRAGALYAAAMAQAQLRDLPKAQALAAQLAHAVAGDARGLRQARLLQADLALQAGQPAKALEWLPANASGTASGALTGTGTGDAPAPPASSPISAAHGQAGRAALLMRAQALTATQRAGDAVSALQPWVSDHPQDAGAWQALSAAYGSQGQTLRALRAQGEVAMSHMDYAGAVDRWRAAQDFSRTQMGGGDLIEASIVDTRLRTAQAALKQQREDELKRR, via the coding sequence TTGGACCGCCATCCTCGACCGCGAGACCGCCAAGCCACTGGCCTACCTGCCGCTCGATTCGTTCTAAGCCCCCGCGCGGCCGCGCTGGCCGCCGGCGCGCTGCTGGGGCTGGGTGCGCTGATCGCGCCGCCCCTCAGCGCGCAGCCCACCAGCACCCCCACGCCGGGCACCACCCGTGCGCCCGCCGGCCTGCCTTCGCTGGGCGATGCGGGCGACATGACCACGCTGGAAGAGCGCAAGCTGGGTGACGCCATCGCAGGCGAGCTGTACCGCGACCCCGATTACCTGGACGACCCCATCCTGGGCGAATACGTTGACGGCGTGTGGCGGCAGCTGCTGGCCGGCGCCAAGGCACGCGGCGAGCTGTCGCCCGAGTTGGAAGAGCGTTTCGCCTGGGTGGTGCTGATGGGGCGCGACCGCACCATCAACGCGTTTGCGCTGCCGGGCGGCTACTTCGGCCTGCACACCGGGCTGGTGGGCGCCGTGGCGTCGCGCGATGAGCTGGCTTCGGTGCTGGCGCACGAAATCTCGCACATCACGCAGCGCCACATCGCGCGCCTGATCGGCCAGCAAACCCGCCAGGCGCCGATGATGATGGCGGCCATGATTCTGGGCGCCATCGCCGCCACCAAGAACCCGCAGGCCGGCATGGCGCTGGCCGTGGGCGGGCAGGCGGCGGTGATCCAGCAGCAGCTGAACTTTTCGCGCGACATGGAGCGCGAGGCCGACCGCATTGGCTACGGCGTGCTGGGCCAGTCGGGCTTTGCGCCCAGCGGTTTCGTCAGCATGTTCGAGAAGCTGCAGGCCGCCTCGCGCATCAACGACAACGGCGACTGGCCCTACCTGCGCAGCCACCCGCTGACCACGCAGCGCATCGCCGACATGCAGCAGCGCCAGCAGGGGCAGGGCCGCGCCGCCACGCCTCCCACCGACTACGAAGCCCTGCTGCTGGCCGGGCGCGCCCGCGTGCTGGGCCGCCCCGGTGTGGACGTGCTGCGCGCCTGGGCGGCGGAGCCCGCGCAGCCTGGCTTTGACAGCCAGCCCCTGCCCAAACGCGCCGGTGCGCTGTACGCCGCCGCCATGGCGCAGGCGCAGCTGCGCGACCTGCCCAAGGCCCAGGCGCTGGCGGCCCAGCTGGCGCACGCCGTGGCGGGCGACGCGCGCGGGCTGCGGCAGGCGCGGCTGTTGCAGGCCGATTTGGCGCTGCAAGCGGGCCAGCCGGCCAAGGCGCTGGAATGGCTGCCTGCCAACGCTTCGGGCACCGCGAGCGGGGCGTTGACTGGCACGGGCACGGGCGATGCGCCCGCACCGCCCGCGTCCTCGCCCATCTCTGCCGCGCACGGACAGGCCGGGCGCGCCGCGCTGCTGATGCGCGCGCAGGCGCTGACGGCCACGCAGCGCGCGGGCGATGCTGTATCGGCGCTGCAGCCGTGGGTCAGCGACCACCCGCAGGATGCGGGGGCGTGGCAGGCGCTGTCAGCCGCCTACGGCTCGCAAGGGCAAACGCTGCGGGCGCTGCGCGCGCAGGGCGAGGTGGCGATGTCGCACATGGACTACGCGGGCGCGGTAGACCGCTGGCGCGCCGCGCAGGACTTTTCGCGCACGCAGATGGGCGGCGGCGATCTGATCGAAGCCAGCATCGTCGACACGCGCTTGCGCACCGCGCAGGCGGCCCTCAAGCAGCAGCGCGAGGATGAACTGAAGCGCCGCTGA
- a CDS encoding TerC family protein, with translation MEFLSPAWWSALMAIILIDLVLAGDNAIVIALAARNLPKHLQKKAIIWGTVGAIGVRTLMTLVVVWLLKIPGLMLVGGLGLLWIAYKLIADQGGDDGDHGPAATTFWGAMKTIIVADALMGIDNVLGVAGAAHGAMDLVVIGLLISVPIVVFGSTMVLKLVDRFPAIIYIGAAVLAWTAASMIVNEPVLSGWFGTRDAPQTALRWALAAVCIVAVLGTAWLATRRKALARSGDTAD, from the coding sequence ATGGAATTTCTGTCCCCCGCCTGGTGGTCCGCGCTGATGGCCATCATCCTGATCGACCTGGTGCTGGCCGGCGACAACGCCATCGTCATCGCCCTGGCCGCGCGCAACCTGCCCAAGCACCTGCAGAAGAAAGCCATCATCTGGGGCACCGTGGGCGCCATCGGCGTGCGCACCTTGATGACGCTCGTCGTGGTTTGGCTGCTCAAAATCCCCGGTTTGATGCTGGTGGGCGGCCTGGGCCTGCTGTGGATTGCCTACAAGCTGATCGCCGACCAGGGCGGTGACGACGGCGACCACGGGCCCGCGGCCACCACGTTCTGGGGCGCGATGAAGACCATCATCGTCGCCGACGCGCTGATGGGCATCGACAACGTGCTGGGCGTAGCCGGTGCCGCGCACGGCGCGATGGACCTGGTGGTGATCGGCCTGCTGATCAGCGTGCCCATCGTCGTGTTTGGCTCGACCATGGTGCTCAAGCTGGTGGACCGCTTCCCCGCCATCATCTACATCGGCGCGGCGGTGCTGGCGTGGACAGCCGCATCGATGATCGTGAACGAACCGGTGCTGTCCGGCTGGTTCGGCACGCGCGATGCGCCGCAGACCGCCCTTCGCTGGGCCCTGGCGGCGGTGTGTATCGTGGCCGTGCTGGGCACCGCCTGGCTGGCCACGCGCCGCAAGGCCTTGGCGCGCAGCGGCGACACCGCCGACTAA
- a CDS encoding CHASE2 domain-containing protein, whose translation MFRATLKRQRLRLAATALIVLAAWACASGLWPAPLALQLDRAAYDARLLLTMPGTLDERVVIIDIDEASLAQVGQWPWDRRQLAALVDELAQRQQVAAIGIDAVFAEPDRSSVLPRMQELAAGDLRHHAPLSDWLTRNADRLDHDVILAKALRASPAVLGYYFTSDRNGVRAGELPQPLAPDAPALPGLLAWSGFGANIPVLTRAAPRSGFFNAVTDPDGVVRSVPVIASYGGQLYESLALAVTREAAKAPLLLLQRQPGSDAGALQAVQLAGGASQLRLPADARGTALVPFRGRGGPDGGSYRYIPAADVLLGKLPAGALAGKVALVGFTSPGLMDLRVTPVGQAYPGVEIHANLISGAMDERVPRVPGWANGAQFAALLAVGVLLVLVMPVQSVGRLIALGAALLAGVVLTNTVLFLSEWWVLPMGTMLLMIAAALAVNVVLGYFLEIRARRELATQFATYVPPELVRQMVRNPERYTMQARAEELTVMFCDLRGFTTLAETMAPLDVQALINTVLSRLSHVIRRHQGTIDKYIGDCVMAFWGAPVASTHHARDAVLAAIGMTETMRELNRERAAAGLVQVSVGIGLNSGVMSVGNMGSDFRRAYTVIGDAVNLGARLEGLTRFYGVDLIVSEATRAQAGDLPDGLLWQELDRVRVKGRQQAVTVYTVRAPRPGQSHAALEAELQLWADALADWRAQRFLACRNKLKTLRAQDANLFLYRLCDDRVASLIHTPPSSVWDGTTVIGEK comes from the coding sequence ATGTTCCGTGCAACGCTCAAGCGCCAGCGCCTGCGTCTCGCAGCGACGGCTCTCATCGTTCTGGCTGCATGGGCATGTGCGTCGGGCCTCTGGCCTGCGCCGCTCGCCCTGCAGCTTGATCGCGCCGCCTACGACGCGCGCTTGCTGTTGACGATGCCCGGCACGCTCGACGAGCGTGTCGTCATCATCGACATCGATGAAGCCAGCCTGGCCCAGGTCGGCCAATGGCCGTGGGACCGGCGCCAGCTCGCCGCGCTGGTGGATGAGCTCGCGCAGCGCCAGCAAGTGGCGGCTATCGGCATCGACGCGGTGTTTGCCGAACCCGACCGCAGCTCCGTACTCCCCCGTATGCAAGAGCTGGCCGCCGGAGACCTCAGGCACCACGCACCGCTGTCGGACTGGCTCACGCGCAATGCGGACCGGCTGGACCACGACGTCATCCTGGCCAAGGCACTGCGCGCCAGCCCGGCGGTGCTCGGCTACTACTTCACCAGCGACCGCAACGGCGTTCGCGCGGGTGAACTGCCTCAGCCGCTGGCCCCGGACGCGCCGGCCTTGCCCGGCTTGCTGGCCTGGAGCGGCTTTGGCGCCAACATCCCGGTGCTCACGCGCGCGGCCCCGCGGTCGGGGTTTTTCAACGCGGTCACCGATCCTGACGGCGTGGTCCGCTCGGTGCCGGTCATCGCTTCCTACGGCGGGCAGCTGTATGAGTCGCTGGCGCTGGCCGTGACGCGCGAAGCCGCCAAAGCCCCGCTGCTGCTGCTTCAGCGCCAGCCGGGTTCGGACGCCGGGGCGCTGCAGGCGGTGCAGCTGGCCGGTGGCGCCAGCCAGCTGCGCCTGCCCGCCGACGCACGGGGTACGGCACTGGTGCCGTTTCGCGGCCGCGGCGGCCCCGACGGCGGTTCCTACCGCTACATCCCCGCCGCCGATGTCCTGCTGGGCAAGTTGCCCGCCGGCGCGCTGGCAGGCAAGGTCGCGCTGGTCGGCTTCACCTCGCCGGGCCTGATGGACCTGCGGGTCACCCCGGTGGGGCAGGCCTACCCCGGTGTGGAAATCCATGCCAACCTGATCTCCGGCGCCATGGACGAGCGCGTGCCCAGGGTGCCCGGCTGGGCCAATGGGGCGCAGTTCGCCGCGCTGCTGGCCGTGGGCGTCCTCCTTGTGCTTGTCATGCCGGTGCAAAGCGTCGGCCGGCTGATCGCGCTGGGTGCGGCCCTGCTGGCCGGCGTGGTGCTCACCAACACCGTGCTGTTTCTGTCGGAGTGGTGGGTGCTGCCCATGGGCACGATGCTGCTCATGATCGCTGCAGCCCTGGCGGTGAACGTGGTCCTGGGCTACTTCCTGGAAATCCGCGCCCGGCGCGAGCTGGCCACCCAGTTCGCCACCTATGTGCCGCCCGAGCTGGTGCGCCAAATGGTCCGCAACCCCGAGCGCTACACCATGCAGGCGCGGGCAGAAGAACTCACCGTGATGTTCTGCGACCTGCGCGGCTTCACCACATTGGCGGAAACCATGGCCCCGCTGGACGTGCAGGCGCTGATCAACACCGTGCTCAGCCGCCTGAGCCACGTGATTCGCCGCCACCAGGGCACCATCGACAAATACATCGGCGACTGCGTCATGGCGTTCTGGGGCGCACCCGTAGCATCAACCCACCACGCCCGCGACGCCGTGCTGGCCGCCATCGGCATGACCGAAACCATGCGCGAACTCAACCGTGAACGCGCCGCCGCAGGGCTGGTGCAGGTCAGCGTCGGCATCGGATTGAACAGCGGCGTCATGTCGGTGGGCAACATGGGCTCTGACTTTCGCCGCGCCTACACCGTGATCGGTGATGCAGTGAACCTCGGCGCCCGCCTCGAAGGCCTGACCCGCTTTTACGGCGTGGACTTGATCGTCAGCGAAGCCACGCGCGCGCAGGCGGGCGATCTGCCCGACGGCCTGCTCTGGCAAGAACTGGACCGCGTGCGCGTCAAAGGCCGCCAGCAAGCCGTCACCGTCTATACCGTGCGCGCGCCGCGCCCAGGCCAATCACACGCCGCCCTCGAAGCCGAGCTGCAACTGTGGGCCGACGCGCTGGCCGATTGGCGTGCGCAGCGCTTTCTCGCCTGCCGCAACAAACTTAAGACGCTGCGAGCGCAGGATGCCAATTTGTTCCTGTATCGCCTCTGCGACGACCGTGTAGCCTCGCTGATCCATACGCCACCGAGTTCCGTCTGGGACGGAACCACGGTGATCGGCGAAAAGTAG
- a CDS encoding TerC family protein — translation MEEFLTAHFWVAVGQIIMIDILLGGDNAVVIALACRKLPPAQRTKGIVWGTIGAIVLRVILIAFALALLQIPFLKLVGAALLIWIGMKLIAPDDEDDHANIQSSDKLWSAVKTVIVADLVMSVDNVIAIAGAAQGAGEQHQLPLVIFGLLVSIPIIVWGSQLVLKLMDRFPIIITLGGMLLGWIAGTMAQSDPALASYIPQDRAWHYGMGVAGALLVLGIGKWMQKRPGPPPPTAAT, via the coding sequence GTGGAAGAATTTCTGACCGCCCACTTCTGGGTCGCCGTCGGGCAGATCATCATGATCGACATCCTTCTGGGTGGCGACAATGCCGTGGTGATCGCGCTGGCGTGCCGCAAGCTTCCGCCTGCGCAGCGCACCAAGGGCATCGTGTGGGGCACGATCGGCGCCATTGTGCTGCGCGTGATCCTGATCGCGTTTGCACTGGCGCTGCTGCAGATACCCTTTTTGAAGCTGGTGGGTGCCGCGTTGCTGATCTGGATCGGCATGAAGCTGATCGCGCCGGACGACGAAGACGACCACGCCAACATCCAGTCCAGCGACAAGCTGTGGTCCGCTGTCAAGACCGTGATCGTGGCCGATTTGGTCATGAGTGTGGACAACGTCATCGCCATCGCCGGCGCCGCACAAGGCGCGGGTGAGCAGCACCAATTGCCCCTGGTCATTTTTGGCTTGCTGGTCAGCATTCCCATCATCGTCTGGGGCAGCCAGCTGGTGCTCAAGCTGATGGACCGCTTTCCGATCATCATTACGTTGGGCGGCATGCTGCTGGGTTGGATCGCCGGCACGATGGCCCAAAGCGACCCGGCCTTGGCGTCTTACATTCCGCAAGATCGCGCTTGGCACTACGGCATGGGCGTCGCGGGGGCGTTGCTTGTGCTGGGCATTGGCAAATGGATGCAGAAGCGCCCTGGCCCGCCGCCGCCCACGGCGGCCACGTGA
- a CDS encoding pilin has product MNKTLQKGFTLIELMIVVAIIGILAAVALPAYQDYTVRARVSEVILAASSCRTTITDTVQNAPGKDVSVPLAASCTVTPTKMVKSGSADKDGVITVVGDESGLKGDTKSDANSISMVPYVGGTALDGANDGGKTITEWKCGPAKTNPMPTKYLPGSCKSTT; this is encoded by the coding sequence ATGAACAAGACTCTGCAAAAAGGCTTCACGCTGATCGAATTGATGATCGTCGTGGCGATCATCGGTATTCTGGCCGCCGTGGCGCTGCCTGCTTACCAAGACTACACGGTGCGCGCGCGCGTTTCCGAGGTGATTCTGGCAGCTTCTTCCTGCCGCACAACGATCACCGACACGGTTCAAAACGCCCCCGGCAAAGATGTTTCAGTCCCATTGGCAGCATCGTGCACCGTGACACCGACCAAGATGGTGAAAAGCGGCAGTGCCGATAAAGACGGCGTGATCACCGTTGTCGGTGACGAGTCGGGTCTGAAGGGCGACACCAAGTCGGACGCCAACTCCATTTCTATGGTTCCTTACGTCGGTGGCACCGCGTTGGATGGCGCGAACGATGGCGGTAAGACCATTACCGAATGGAAGTGTGGCCCTGCAAAGACCAACCCGATGCCCACCAAATACCTGCCGGGCTCTTGCAAATCCACGACCTGA
- a CDS encoding PglL family O-oligosaccharyltransferase, with translation MVARGWLAAAVVSSCIGLLQYFNLEGALHPWVNAAEPGTAFGNLRQPNQLATLLVMGLMALRWRAQTGDAWHNLRVAGAAALLMVGLAASASRIGLVELAALCAVALMWARAARRGLRATGMGALWVAAVYAVAALVLPALLQWAEGIDGRSMVDRLQHAESTCGSRLILWSNVIDLIRQKPWTGWGWGELAYAHYITLYDGPRFCHILDNAHNLPLHLAVELGVPVAVLACGAIGGLIWRGRPWAETDPTRQLAWGVLLAIGLHSLVEYPLWYGPFQIAVGLCIWMLWTTPRRPAGTGSYQPDSDLPLSASPSEASTGPSPASAVRLTIAAAMLAALAYAGWDYHRISQIYLPAEQRSAWYRDDAMGNAQKSWLFADSVRFAEVTTRPVTRDNAPWMLLESLKALHFSPEPRVITKVIESATVLGREDLAIAHLARFKAAFPEKYRQWSDDNRRMAERVTEFLQGGASAASADSAASAASQ, from the coding sequence GTGGTGGCCCGAGGCTGGCTGGCGGCGGCGGTAGTCAGCAGTTGCATCGGGTTGCTGCAGTATTTCAATCTGGAAGGCGCGCTGCACCCGTGGGTAAACGCGGCAGAGCCGGGCACTGCGTTTGGCAACCTACGCCAGCCCAACCAGCTGGCCACGCTGCTGGTGATGGGCCTTATGGCGCTGCGTTGGCGGGCGCAGACGGGTGACGCGTGGCACAACCTGCGCGTGGCAGGCGCGGCAGCGCTGCTGATGGTGGGGCTGGCGGCGTCGGCTTCGCGCATCGGGCTGGTGGAGCTGGCGGCGCTGTGCGCCGTGGCGCTGATGTGGGCCAGGGCGGCCAGGCGCGGCCTGCGCGCGACGGGGATGGGGGCGCTGTGGGTGGCGGCGGTGTACGCCGTCGCTGCGCTGGTGTTGCCCGCACTGTTGCAGTGGGCCGAAGGCATCGACGGGCGCAGCATGGTGGACCGCCTGCAGCATGCCGAATCCACCTGCGGCAGCCGCCTGATTCTGTGGAGCAACGTGATCGACCTGATCCGGCAGAAGCCGTGGACAGGCTGGGGCTGGGGTGAGCTGGCGTACGCGCACTACATCACGCTCTACGACGGGCCGCGCTTTTGCCACATCCTGGACAACGCGCACAACCTGCCCCTGCACCTGGCGGTGGAGCTGGGCGTGCCGGTGGCCGTGCTGGCGTGCGGCGCGATCGGCGGGCTGATCTGGCGCGGCAGGCCATGGGCCGAGACGGATCCCACGCGGCAGCTGGCTTGGGGTGTGTTGCTGGCCATCGGGTTGCACAGTCTGGTGGAGTACCCGCTGTGGTACGGCCCGTTCCAGATTGCGGTGGGCCTATGCATTTGGATGCTTTGGACCACGCCGCGCCGGCCTGCGGGCACGGGCAGCTATCAACCCGATAGCGATTTGCCTTTGTCAGCGTCGCCATCGGAGGCGAGCACAGGGCCGTCGCCCGCCAGCGCTGTTCGCCTCACCATCGCGGCGGCCATGCTGGCGGCGTTGGCCTACGCAGGGTGGGACTACCACCGCATCAGCCAGATCTACCTGCCGGCTGAGCAGCGGTCGGCCTGGTACCGCGACGACGCGATGGGCAACGCCCAAAAATCCTGGCTGTTCGCCGATTCGGTGCGTTTCGCCGAAGTCACCACGCGCCCGGTGACGCGCGACAACGCGCCATGGATGCTGCTGGAATCGCTGAAGGCGCTGCACTTTTCGCCCGAGCCGCGCGTGATCACCAAGGTGATCGAAAGCGCCACCGTGCTGGGCCGCGAAGACCTGGCCATCGCGCACCTGGCGCGCTTCAAGGCGGCTTTCCCCGAAAAGTACCGGCAGTGGTCGGACGACAACCGGCGCATGGCCGAGCGCGTGACCGAGTTTCTGCAGGGCGGCGCGAGCGCCGCCAGCGCGGACAGTGCGGCGAGCGCGGCGTCGCAATGA
- the moaC gene encoding cyclic pyranopterin monophosphate synthase MoaC: MPSSTHPLTHFDAQGQAHMVDVGDKAATRRVAVATGRIEMLPATLALIESGTANKGDVLGVARLAGIMAAKKTSDLIPLCHPLALTRVAIELLPTPASANQPPAVQCTATVETTGPTGVEMEALTAVQVALLTVYDMCKAADRGMAITGVRLLEKHGGKSGSYVADAV; the protein is encoded by the coding sequence ATGCCATCTTCCACACACCCGCTCACCCATTTCGACGCCCAAGGCCAGGCGCACATGGTCGATGTGGGCGACAAGGCTGCCACGCGGCGCGTGGCCGTGGCCACTGGCCGCATCGAGATGCTGCCAGCCACCCTGGCGCTGATCGAATCGGGCACGGCCAACAAGGGCGATGTGTTGGGCGTGGCGCGTCTGGCCGGGATCATGGCTGCCAAGAAGACCAGCGACCTGATCCCGCTGTGCCACCCGCTGGCGCTGACGCGCGTCGCCATCGAGCTGCTCCCCACCCCGGCCAGCGCCAACCAGCCGCCGGCCGTGCAATGCACCGCCACCGTGGAAACCACCGGCCCCACCGGCGTGGAAATGGAGGCGCTGACCGCCGTGCAGGTGGCCCTGCTCACGGTGTACGACATGTGCAAGGCGGCCGACCGCGGCATGGCCATCACCGGCGTGCGCCTGCTGGAAAAGCACGGCGGCAAGTCGGGCAGCTATGTGGCGGATGCCGTCTGA